A stretch of Malassezia japonica chromosome 6, complete sequence DNA encodes these proteins:
- a CDS encoding uncharacterized protein (TransMembrane:7 (o706-726i893-926o946-965i972-993o1013-1031i1043-1061o1067-1095i); EggNog:ENOG503NV2D; COG:S), protein MEACRAALQAVAASVADVEGCYAAWNARSFGWEYGPAFSSGAPRPDAWTAVADGRTLHIAPEAYARAELPIRAEGALEEAARPLAGLSSFKNTVHAELRFLDRVEAGATSESVSNATFLIAYWAEVLHALLLHGPLLALNVAKDIGSRRTVRISIAAHGRWIRLVPLRLDALRAEFREVDSMLDLDDLPHDDEAVGMSSIVRVANDVVSAARNDVAQPAVELVLTRLEPLDAPTAPAVTERAYWTSPEEVRLAWRLRAIVAEVEALGVHVRFGTRPLPKSSATLQGTPYPLFPHPSPLRPLSASSTLNLDVSALIALASDIAHMPLEQDAEHRIETHPNRALGEQYTHEGQSQLLQCMSDALRAPTKLVATGESIAKFSSIVSMLGSPDEKGRAHALLQGDASSFFQHSRWRDTPIASILQFPVHDADAFAWSGTFEDDAAARMQAQRLAEALQTASSAPTRAKTLASSPHTAHSLALGLAQNVTTLTSHANAVTQLAACSARVAVADFTVPPSHAAVWLIRPRSFCGEVTSAAVTPETSTLLGTAPERSSDAQDARDRLKVHAAPPIANALPQDLSPLPYGETPVGATSESPPSPGSSSDSSIGLAAPRTRWGKIWRWALGPPVSTLAPIRHYPWWPFARVESTFQRWTAPLSWQAPPPAHLPRWYADEAETYELLPAAMSRERPPQRGAMWLGKVQSALWHNRIHYAVLVAILLAWLFSFANLVDRNWFRTKVLTEHGWSAPQYLDCTSTFWLRNEQCGLDGAQCAPFIGMPQTFRCPSDCASTTLLNPRTVGDEQYNYKPLVVGGGAHNATAMTPYRADSFVCAAAQHAGVISANGGCGRLRMTGAYANFTASSANGIDSFPFLSPFPSSFVLEKIGGERDCEDTRWKTYVLNAVMTALVGIVVRPQPIVLLYILSIVGFWHVNLVSELRDFPPPVGAAAGDFGPHLFVTYAAWRIAFRYVWPAFSHVPIEFGVGTLGLWWIGVLLDVVFKNVPLQRLEAHDIMQQPGGLASLIVVIIVVVCVAINQVRVIRAAGCLPKYLTLYIIAGIAIGLCAAVPGEGVRLHHYVIGIALLPACGFPTRISLLCCALLFGMYTNGVARWGFDGLIQDVGVIQGDATGDSALPSFGAPAMTGSTVHWNAIPSNERLSWDSVVLLVDDVVRYEGTATQYDLQSLYAEYNTTDAVDPAEIASGDLLHAVEAAPHYLRLGYSRGGTAGDFTKPALAWLNGTISTMTDDGGESCEELLNLLHQRLVATGEWNTLLAQLRRMLEENEWDAQLREQAEQTLPQPVRDAITAKLRDFLDRNLEDA, encoded by the exons ctCGCAGGCCTGAGCTCGTTCAAGAACACTGTGCATGCGGAGCTCCGCTTtctcgaccgcgtcgaggcgggcgcgacgtcggAAAGTGTATCGAATGCTACGTTCCTGATCGCGTACTGGGCCGAAGtgctgcatgcgctgctATTGCATGGgccgctccttgcgctgaaCGTGGCCAAGGATATCggatcgcggcgcacggtgcgTATCTCCAtcgcagcgcacggccgctggatccgcctcgtcccactccgcctcgacgcaCTGCGTGCCGAGTTCCGCGAGGTCGACTCGATGCTGGACCTGGACGACCTGCCGCACGATGACGAGGCCGTTGGTATGTCGAGTATTGTGCGTGTCGCCAACGACGTCGTGTCTGCGGCGAGGAACGACGTGGCACAGCCGGCTGTGGAGCTCGTCCTTACACGCCTTgagccgctcgacgcccCTACGGCGCCCGCCGTGACGGAGCGTGCGTACTGGACCTCGCCAGAAGAGGTCCGTCTCGCATGGCGCCTCCGTGCGAttgtcgccgaggtcgaggcgctcggcgtgcacgtCCGCTTCGGCACGCGCCCTCTGCCAAAGAGCTCCGCGACGCTCCAAGGCACGCCGTACCCGCTGTTTCCGCATCCGTCGCCGCTCCGCCCATTGAGTGCTTCGAGTACCTTGAATCTCGACGTGAGCGCTCTCATTGCGCTTGCAAGCGATATTGCGCATatgccgctcgagcaggatgCGGAGCACCGTATTGAAACTCATCCCAATCGGGCGCTAGGCGAGCAGTACACACATGAAGGCCAGTCGCAGCTCCTTCAGTGCATGAGCGATGCACTGCGTGCGCCAACGAAACTCGTTGCCACGGGCGAGTCAATCGCCAAGTTTTCCTCCATCGTTTCCATGTTGGGGTCGCCGGACGAGAAAGGGCGTGCACACGCGCTCTTGCAGGGTGATGCGTCTTCCTTTTTTCAGCATTCACGATGGCGTGACACGCCCATTGCGTCCATCCTTCAGTTTCCCGTGCACGATGCAGACGCTTTTGCATGGAGCGGCACGTTtgaggacgacgcggccgcgcgtATGCAGGCCCagcgcctggccgaggcACTTCAGACAGCCTCCAGTgcgccgacacgcgccAAGACGCTCGCATCCTCGCCGCATACCGCCCACTCGCTTGCATTGGGCCTCGCACAGAACGTGACGACGCTTACGTCGCATGCCAACGCCGTCacccagctcgcggcgtgcagTGCACGCGTCGCAGTGGCAGACTTTACTGTCCCACCATCGCATGCTGCCGTATGGCTCATACGTCCCCGCTCGTTCTGTGGCGAGGTAACTTCGGCTGCCGTCACGCCTGAAACGTCGACATTGCTTGGCACGGCACCAGAGCGATCGAGTGACGCGCAGGATGCACGCGACCGACTAAAGGTgcatgcggcgccgcccatTGCAAACGCGTTGCCG CAGGACCTTTCCCCACTTCCGTACGGCGAGACGCCtgtcggcgcgacgtccgAGTCGCCTCCCTCGCCAGGCTCGAGCTCCGATTCGTCCATTGGCctggcggcgccgcggacgAGGTGGGGCAAGATCTGGCGATGGGCGCTTGGGCCCCCAGTCTCGACACTCGCGCCGATCCGGCACTATCCCTGGTGGCCATTTGCGCGTGTCGAATCCACGTTTCAGCGCTGGACAGCCCCGTTGTCCTGGCAAGCACCTCCGCCTGCCCATTTGCCACGGTGGTACGCCGACGAAGCTGAGACgtacgagctgctgccggCGGCCATGTCGCGtgagcggccgccgcagcgggGTGCAATGTGGCTCGGCAAGGTCCAATCGGCGCTGTGGCACAATCGCATTCACTAtgccgtcctcgtcgcgatCCTCCTCGCATGGCTCTTTTCGTTTGCGAATCTCGTTGACCGCAACTGGTTCCGCACCAAGGTGTTGACCGAGCATGgctggagcgcgccgcagtaTCTCGACTGCACGTCGACTTTCTGGCTGCGGAACGAGCAGTGCGGCCTGGACGGTGCACAGTGTGCGCCATTTATCGGCATGCCACAGACATTCCGGTGCCCCAGCGACTgtgcgtcgacgacgctcCTAAATCCGCGCACGGTCGGTGATGAGCAGTACAACTACAAGCCCTTGGTCGTCGGTGGTGGTGCGCACAATGCTACGGCCATGACGCCGTACCGCGCCGATTCGTTtgtgtgcgccgcagcgcagcacgccggtGTCATTTCCGCGAACGGCGGCTGTGGTAGGCTGCGCATGACTGGCGCGTATGCCAACTTTaccgcgagctcggccaaTGGGATCGACAGTTTCCCGTTCCTCAGCCCATTTCCCTCCTCGTTCGTGCTGGAAAAGATCGGTGGAGAGCGCGACTGCGAGGATACGCGGTGGAAGACGTACGTGCTAAATGCTGTCATGACGGCGCTGGTTGGCATCGTCGTGCGGCCGCAGCCCATTGTGCTGCTCTACATTCTCTCCATCGTCGGGTTCTGGCATGTGAACCTCGTGtcggagctgcgcgactttCCGCCGCCCGTCGGTGCTGCTGCCGGCGACTTTGGGCCGCACCTGTTCGTGACATacgccgcctggcgcatTGCGTTCCGGTACGTGTGGCCGGCCTTTTCGCATGTCCCGATCGAGTTTGGCGTCGGGACGCTGGGGCTGTGGTGGATCGGAGTGCTGCTTGACGTGGTCTTTAAGAACGTGCCgctgcagcgtctcgaggcgcacgatATCATGCAGCAGCCCGGCGGCCTGGCGTCGCTGATCGTTGTCATCATTGTCGTGGTGTGCGTGGCGATCAACCAAGTTCGTGTGATCCGCGCGGCGGGGTGCCTGCCCAAGTACCTCACCTTGTACATTATTGCGGGGATTGCCATTGGTCTGTGTGCCGCCGTGCCCGGCGAAGGCGTGCGTCTGCACCACTATGTGATCGGCATTGCGCTCCTTCCGGCTTGTGGCTTCCCTACGCGTATTTCGCTACTGTGCTGTGCCCTACTCTTTGGCATGTATACCAACGGCGTTGCGCGCTGGGGCTTCGATGGCCTCATCCAGGACGTCGGCGTCATTCAGGGCGATGCGACAGGAGACTCGGCGCTCCCGTCCTTTGGCGCACCGGCCATGACCGGCTCAACGGTGCACTGGAACGCGATTCCGTCGAACGAGCGCTTGAGCTGGGACTCGGtcgtgctgctcgtcgacgacgtggTGCGGTACGAAGGCACCGCGACGCAGTACGACCTGCAGTCGCTCTATGCCGAGTACAACACGACCGACGCGGTGGACCCTGCCGAGATTGCATCCGGTGACCTACTCCATGCTGTAGAGGCTGCTCCGCACTatctgcgcctcggctacagccgcggcggcaccgCGGGCGACTTTACCAAACCGGCTCTGGCCTGGCTAAATGGGAC CATCTCCACCATGACCGACGACGGGGGTGAGAGCTGTGAGGAGCTGCTGAACCTGCTACACCAGCGCTTGGTGGCGACAGGCGAGTGGAACACACTCCTAGCCCAGCTGCGGCGTATGCTGGAGGAAAACGAGTGGGACGCACAGCTGCGCGAACAGGCGGAAC AAACACTGCCGCAGCCCGTGCGTGACGCAATCACAGCCAAGCTCCGCGACTTTCTCGACCGGAACCTGGAGGATGCTTAG
- a CDS encoding pyridoxal 5'-phosphate synthase (EggNog:ENOG503Q4G2; COG:S), protein MIPAWKQRLHETLAEHAADRGVDGSVPRVRQVVHRGFMEEERGVPNERTAFLTTTDVRSPKAAEIHARPNVEVDWYIHPAKVQFRIAAQAYMVPGAQHSWRASLPGRLAPGRGWDAERRRVWDALSPPMQASFRGPPPGTPLADATHVDELTDDAAGIPSSFALIVLDPTAVDVLDLDQRKRVVYKHESDSWSATQVAP, encoded by the exons ATGATCCCTGCCTGGAAGCAGCGGCTGcacgagacgctcgcggagcacgcggcggacCGTGGCGTGG ACGGGAgtgtgccgcgcgtgcgccaggTGGTGCACCGCGGCTTTATGGAGGAGGAGCGGGGTGTGCCGAacgagcgcaccgccttTCTCACGACGACTGacgtgcgctcgccgaaaGCAGCCGAGATCCACGCGCGTCCGAATGTCGAAGTGGACTGGTACATTCATCCGGCCAAGGTTCAG TTtcgcatcgccgcgcaagCATACATGGTCCCTGGCGCGCAGCACTCGTGGCGCGCTTCGCTGCCAGggcgccttgcgccggGACGCGGGTGGGATGcagagcggcggcgcgtgtggGACGCCCTTAGCCCCCCGATGCAGGCGTCCTTCCGCGGGCCCccgcccggcacgccgctcgccgatgccacgcacgtcgacgagcttaCGGACGACGCCGCAGGCATCCCGTCGAG CTTTGCGCTAATTGTATTGGATCCGACCGCGGTCGAtgtcctcgacctcgaccagcgcaagcgAGTTGTTTACAAGCATGAGTCGGATTCGTGGAGTGCGACGCAGGTAGCGCCTTAG
- a CDS encoding uncharacterized protein (COG:I; EggNog:ENOG503NWZC; TransMembrane:2 (o270-291i303-324o)) — translation MYHSLYNTLELPRNVSVPEFVLRQLDDEKDLGPLLFPSPFTTRADAVPLKLDDVRQGAYGIATSLLSPELPGGAWKKGDVVLFLTENQHDYLLAALGTMLAGGIPALLNPQYKGRELVEMMHKVSPRAIFVSEATLANAEQAAEDYAETGAKPPIYVMAEGHERSLQKLLQAPGMQRRAAGDKAIESVQIEPETDTAVFCFSSGTSGPPKVVRLSHFNLVANVIQTTVALGGRMNKPRFDDANWYDQPLGPAQDGTHEVHLSILPQFHCYGLLTALAALHTATPCVIFSRFSTEHFFEAVQKYKVTFMFVVPPMLLALATSPLVKKYDVSTIKSFASGAAKLSKELCQLVLEKQGIPVTDGYGMTEMSPLISLQTTADIKRKHLDVGRLVPNTEARVVDVASGKDVGPGETGELWLRGPQMMLGYLDNDEADAKSFVPNAQDPERFFRSGDIVSIDEQGYVKIHDRLKDIIKYNGYQVAASELEALVSACKSVLDVAVTGKVDRADATRNELPWAFVVPSDEGRQVPEEERTQGVLDYVNARVPPYKKIRGVTWMDALPKSSAGKILKRELREL, via the exons ATGTATCATTCGTTGTACAACACGTTGGAGCTGCCGCGCAATGTCTCAGTCCCGGAGTTTGTGCTTCGGCAGCTCGATGATGAGAAGGACCTCGGTCCTCTTCTTTTTCCATCGCCGTTTACCACGCGCGCGGACGCTGTGCCGCTCAAGCTCGATGATGTGCGCCAAGGTGCATATGGCATTGCCACGAGCCTCCTCTCGCCGGAGCTGCCGGGTGGCGCGTGGAAGAAAGGCGATGTGGTCCTCTTCCTCACCGAGAACCAG CACGACTACCTccttgccgcgctcggcacgatgCTGGCCGGCGGCATCCCTGCGCTCCTGAATCCCCAGTACAAaggccgcgagctcgtggaaATGATGCACAAGGTGAGCCCCCGTGCGATCTTTGTCTCggaggcgacgctcgccaatgcagagcaggcggccgaggacTATGCTGAGACCGGTGCCAAGCCCCCGATTTACGTCATGGCCGAAGGGCACGAACGCAGCCTGCAGAagctgctgcaggcgcctggcatgcagcgccgtgccgcgggCGACAAGGCAATCGAAAGCGTCCAAATCGAGCCCGAGACGGACACGGCGGTGTTTTGCTTCTCGTCCGGCACGTCGGGCCCGCCCAAGGTGGTGCGTCTCTCGCACTTTAACCTCGTCGCGAATGTGATCCAGACcaccgtcgcgctcggcggccggaTGAACAAGCCGCGCTTTGACGACGCCAACTGGTACGACCAGCCCCTCGGCCCTGCGCAGGACGGCACGCACGAAGTGCACCTGTCGATTCTCCCCCAGTTCCACTGCTACGGCCTGCTCACGGCACTTGCCGCACTGCACACCGCGACACCGTGTGTAATCTTTTCGCGGTTTAGCACGGAGCACTTTTTCGAGGCGGTGCAAAAGTACAAGGTCACCTTTATGTTTGtcgtgccgccgatgctcctggcgctcgcgacgtcgccgctTGTCAAAAAGTACGACGTGTCGACGATCAAGTCGTTTGCGTCCGGTGCGGCGAAGCTGTCGAAAGAGCTGTGCCAGCTCGTGCTGGAGAAGCAGGGCATTCCTGTGACCGATGGCTACGGCATGACGGAGATGTCGCCGCTCATCTCGCTGCAGACAACCGCCGACATCAagcgcaagcacctcgacgtcggccgcctcgtgccgaataccgaggcgcgtgtcgTAGACGTCGCGTCCGGCAAGGACGTCGGGCCGGGCGAGACGGGCGAGCTGTGGCTGCGTGGCCCCCAGATGATGCTCGGCTACCTCGACAATGACGAGGCGGATGCCAAGTCATTTGTGCCGAACGCGCAGGACCCCGAGCGCTTCTTCCGCTCGGGCGACATTGTGTcgatcgacgagcagg GTTACGTCAAGATCCATGACCGCCTGAAGGATATCATCAAGTACAACGGCTACCAGGTCGCTGCGTCCGAGCTCGAAG CCCTGGTATCCGCGTGCAAgtcggtgctcgacgtggccgTTACCGGCAAGGTTGACCGTGCGGACGCGACACGCAACGAGCTCCCGTGGGCGTTTgtcgtgccgagcgacgaggggCGCCAAGTCccggaggaggagcgcacgcagggCGTGCTCGACTATGTCAACGCGCGTGTTCCGCCATACAAAAAGATCCGTGGCGTGACCTGGATGGATGCGCTGCCCAAGTCGTCTGCCGGTAAGATTCtcaagcgcgagctgcgcgagctgtaG
- a CDS encoding uncharacterized protein (EggNog:ENOG503Q16F; COG:S), with product MRGLTQLPVEILWRILLYSRSAALPYVCRRLYLVYTQCPLYVVSEFLVGCWLDSYALRFTHGLRADAGIPALRPKFLPTSFPPSGSAIAQRRAATCDALSYFARFGVCTPALLGIAEQRLLDMPLCGNVCQLHGLFPADAPGLRPAHLACHTVPERLVRAIEARCMDDELRSIPEALHAPLRTMLATVESMVPSSARAKQMPRPPLGHLELLLRLILVHRASANSSQGFPLAMAVHRQSTPLVCFLLASGADPTLKQGIALQLAAKKGWLEGLKLLVERDDQLESKWRAHLNALVDVLNELSALRNHAVPFPHPRRPPAGRTKRRRLSDRCQLDLQHLQAAVRSQAWGLVAYMMHGKGLVPDVETLHLMELHGMP from the exons ATGCGCGGCCTGACGCAGTTGCCGGTCGAG ATCCTATGGCGTATTCTCCTgtactcgcgcagcgccgcactgCCGTATGTGTGCCGCCGACTCTATCTCGTGTACACGCAGTGCCCTTTGTACGTGGTGAGTGAATTTCTCGTTGGGTGCTGGCTAGACTCGTACGCGCTGCGTTTTACGCACGGCCTGCGTGCAGATGCCGGCATCCCTGCTCTGCGGCCCAAGTTTCTGCCGACGTCCTTTCCGCCGTCCGGCAGCGCGattgcgcagcggcgcgccgcgacgtgcgacGCTCTGTCGTACTTTGCGCGCTTTGGCGTGTGCACGCCTGCACTGCTAGGCATTGcggagcagcgcctgctggacATGCCGCTGTGTGGAAACGTGTGCCAGCTCCATGGCCTCTTTCcggcggacgcgccggGGCTGCGGcccgcgcacctcgcctGTCACACGGTccccgagcgcctcgtgcgcgccaTTGAGGCGCGGTGtatggacgacgagctgcgctcgaTTCCCGAAGCACTGCATGCACCCCTGCGCACAATGCTCGCGACTGTCGAGAGCATGGTTccctcgtcggcgcgcgcgaagCAAATGCCGCGCCCTCCGCTCGGccacctcgagctgctgctgcggctGATTCTGGTGcaccgcgcctcggcgaacTCTTCCCAAGGCTTCCCTCTTGCGATGGCCGTGCACCGGcagagcacgccgctcgtgtGCTTTCTCctggcgagcggcgccgatcCGACGCTCAAGCAAGGcattgcgctgcagcttgCCGCCAAAAAAGGGTGGCTCGAAGGCCTCAAGCtgcttgtcgagcgcgacgaccagcTCGAGAGCAAgtggcgtgcgcacctGAATGCCCTCGTGGACGTGCTGAACGAGCTCAGTGCGTTGCGCAACCACGCCGTCCCATTCCCCCAcccccggcggccgccagCCGGGCGCACAAAACGCCGGCGCCTGAGCGACCGGTGCCAGCTCGATCTGCAGCACCtccaggcggcggtgcggtcGCAGGCATGGGGCCTTGTCGCGTACATGATGCACGGCAAAGGGCTCGTGCCGGacgtcgagacgctgcaTCTCATGGAACTCCATGGCATGCCCTAA
- a CDS encoding uncharacterized protein (EggNog:ENOG503NWQG; COG:S; TransMembrane:12 (i21-41o47-64i76-101o107-132i144-162o168-186i738-755o767-784i791-808o814-834i841-859o871-893i)), with protein MDPAALLFSARTSWQSTWKSKVYDLLPSILFNVLLLPFVFVTRVEQWLGNRAFFCFVLVHLAFYPGGNTVGSHVELVVLGAIGSTIWLGLGYLVVCGQVWIDAPHPIYSSAASRGVGACYLFVTFFIGGAIWSRVPRLRSAMRVGMFVQTWALTGSIGEITATNFTQLFYPVIITAVLSLASNLCFPRTGRDAYFQAACSGLETVSELSQVAVKNFDSELHLWLARDRAAQNAPASMGAPPPLQQSLAFIQLREKLRATTSKMRQALAATNHELAYCRVPVSRMGDTLAFLVDFETWMFCGFGMDLPAAPFEEDAFVHPTDEALPADEEQNEGDTRLAREDTTEPAEPVHTGVKNATVPKVKISNCEEKGTDEAEHTEAKPSEEPTGAGVDAPPSTSDTHPLKASAPAHESARPEADITSHSGEIHLGNYTHLASLHTHLQDSLAALHVITEACYGRRPAASRPGTLDLVQSLFHATPHKHPRDLLRRQRDALQVAIDRSRIELHRLIESRTHTACTRAKAQRRFSPIGTPHAYSGTSTPSCHAMDMLSEPTLFCTDLCALSFYALTLIEVSYRTIRLMETTDKTIVYYESHPHRTFHFPKLNFRRWFMSSSGLGLFQNTADTPLGGHQGHASNEEETESAAPPPPPESATGSGPHPDELAGLFDDIRDPGGYRTYAANVAKASENTHTYRVPVQRSCFMARVHRIKQRITRHAAVIDVRIRLSQAVRRMKRSRHAQFALKLAAGVVLLSIPAFLEPSANQWWNREHGQWMVISYIWCLEASTGDSIRISLCRIIGTIAGAVTGLLAYEISRENVYALAFLVVLFEVPASVLRLHTRYPPIGTVMGLTTPIVALVPYLGNTEYSSGMVAVVRGYMICLGIVAALLMNTFIFPYHARTKLNKKLAGVATNLQTMYMNLTRHMFYVGFYASDASHKRFARVERQMRTHIAECRGLIEVMNTEVSLVPKPIAVLNQVLVRLESIFHLLIGLRMCREHGMQSLREKAVWDVADLRQEMASSIIVNLWIIGQSMLTRARLPQFLPSTRRTLDELTAALALKQGEVFYDRDQDAVQVPLVYRRVFDAPILHYRSIQNVAESHTPSLRYRPTVHISRDLPMAPAALRTPALSGPNTDGILYLLAEHTLLLQIVGSLEALLRLTRYLLGELRFVHAETSL; from the coding sequence ATGGATCCAGCCGCGCTGCTGTTTTcagcgcgcacgtcgtggCAGAGTACATGGAAGAGCAAGGTGTATGACTTGCTGCCGTCCATCCTCTTTAACGTGCTCCTCCTGCCGTTTGTCTTTGTGACGCGCGTGGAGCAGTGGCTCGGCAATCGCGCATTTTTCTGTTTCGTGCTGGTGCATCTTGCGTTCTACCCCGGCGGAAACACAGTGGGCTcgcacgtcgagcttgtCGTCCTCGGAGCGATCGGGAGCACGATCTGGCTCGGACTCGGCTACCTTGTCGTGTGTGGCCAGGTCTggatcgacgcgccgcatccgATCtactcgagcgcggcgtcgcgcggcgtcggcgcgtgctATCTGTTTGTCACCTTTTTCATCGGAGGTGCGATATGGAGCCGCGTGCCGCGTCTGCGCTCCGCGATGCGCGTCGGGATGTTTGTGCAGACATGGGCGCTCACCGGCTCGATCGGCGAAATCACAGCGACCAATTTTACGCAGCTGTTTTACCCTGTGATCATCACGGCGGTCCTAAGCCTCGCTTCGAATCTGTGCTTTCCGCGCAcagggcgcgacgcgtactttcaggcggcgtgcagcggctTGGAGACCGTCTCGGAACTGTCCCAAGTCGCTGTCAAGAACTTTGAcagcgagctgcacctGTGGCTCGCacgcgaccgcgccgcacagaacgcgcccgcgtcgatgggcgcgccgccgccgctgcagcagtCGCTCGCATTTATCCAGCTGCGCGAAAAGCTGCGGGCAACGACGTCCAAGatgcgccaggcgctcgctgcgaCGAACCACGAGCTGGCGTACTGCCGCGTGCCGGTATCGAGAATgggcgacacgctcgcgTTCCTCGTGGACTTTGAGACGTGGATGTTTTGCGGATTCGGCATGGACCtgcccgcggcgccgttCGAAGAGGATGCATTCGTGCACCCGACCGACGAAGCTCTGCCTGCAGACGAGGAGCAAAATGAGGGCGACACGaggctcgcgcgcgaagACACAACCGAACCAGCAGAGCCAGTGCACACTGGCGTGAAAAATGCCACGGTGCCCAAAGTGAAGATCAGCAACTGCGAGGAGAAAGGCACAGACGAGGCGGAGCATACCGAGGCGAAGCCGAGCGAGGAGCCTACTGGTGCaggcgtcgacgcgccgccaagCACCAGCGATACCCATCCCCTCAAAGCGTCGGCTCCGGCGCATGAGTCGGCGCGTCCCGAAGCGGATATCACGTCCCACTCGGGCGAGATTCACCTCGGCAATTATACCCACCTTGCGAGTCTGCATACCCATCTCCAAGACTCGCTTGCTGCCCTGCATGTGATCACCGAAGCGTGCTACGgccggcgcccggcggcgagccgcccCGGCACGCTGGACTTGGTCCAGTCGTTGTTCCACGCGACGCCCCACAAGCATCCCCGCGACCTTttgcggcggcagcgcgacgcgctccaagTTGCTATTGATCGCAgccgcatcgagctgcaTCGCCTGATCGAGAGCCGCACACACACGGCGTGTACACGCGCGAAAGCACAGCGCCGTTTCTCTCCCATTGGGACGCCTCATGCATACTCGGGCACCTCTACGCCATCGTGCCATGCGATGGACATGCTGAGCGAGCCGACGCTGTTTTGTACAGACCTATGCGCGCTGTCCTTTTATGCATTGACGCTGATCGAAGTCTCCTATCGCACCATCCGCCTCATGGAGACCACCGACAAGACCATCGTCTACTACGAGTCGCATCCGCACCGCACATTCCACTTTCCCAAGCTCAACTTTCGGCGCTGGTTCATGTCGTCAAgtggccttggcctcttTCAGAACACGGCAGACACGCCGCTCGGGGGCCACCAAGGGCATGCAAGCAATGAGGAAGAGACAGAGAGTGCAGCGCCACCCCCGCCCCCTGAAAGCGCCACTGGTAGTGGGCCGCACCCCGACGAGCTTGCTGGGCTTTTTGACGACATTCGCGACCCCGGCGGCTACCGGACCTATGCAGCAAATGTTGCCAAGGCCAGCGAGAATACACACACCTACCGCGTCcccgtgcagcgcagctGTTTCAtggcgcgcgtgcaccgcATCAAGCAGCGCATTACACGCCATGCAGCCGTTATCGACGTGCGCATTCGCCTCTCGcaggcggtgcggcgcatgaAGCGGTCGCGCCATGCGCAATTTGCGCTCAagctcgcggccggcgtcgtgctcctCTCCATCCCCGCGTTTCTCGAGCCAAGTGCGAACCAGTGGTGGAACCGCGAGCACGGGCAGTGGATGGTCATTTCGTACATTTGGTGCTTGGAGGCATCGACCGGCGACTCGATCCGCATTTCGCTGTGCCGCATTATTGGTACAATCGCCGGCGCAGTGACGGGCCTGCTCGCGTACGAAATCTCGCGCGAGAACGTCTATGCGCTCGCCTTTTTGGTGGTCCTCTTCGAGGTCCCTGCATCGGTCTTGCGGCTGCATACACGCTATCCGCCGATCGGGACAGTGATGGGCCTCACGACGCCGAtcgtggcgctcgtgccgtACCTCGGCAATACCGAGTACTCGTCGGGCATGGTCGCCGTGGTGCGTGGGTACATGATCTGCCTCGGtatcgtcgcggcgctgctgatGAACACCTTCATCTTTCCGTACCACGCGCGCACCAAGCTTAACAAGAAActggccggcgtcgcgacgaATCTCCAGACAATGTACATGAACCTGACTCGCCACATGTTCTACGTCGGATTCTACGCGAGCGATGCATCGCACAAGCGCtttgcgcgcgtcgagcgccaaATGCGCACGCACATTGCCGAGTGCCGTGGCCTGATTGAGGTGATGAACACGGAAGTGTCCCTCGTGCCGAAACCTATTGCAGTGCTCAACCAAGTGCTTGTACGGCTCGAGTCGATCTTTCATCTGCTCATTGGCCTGCGCATGTGCCGAGAGCACGGCATGCAAAGCTTGCGGGAAAAGGCGGTATGGGACGTGGCGGATCTGCGCCAAGAGATGGCGTCGTCTATCATCGTCAACCTCTGGATCATTGGCCAGTCAATGCtgacgcgtgcgcggctGCCCCAGTTCCTTccgtcgacacgccgcacgctcgacgagctgacCGCAGCCCTGGCGCTGAAACAGGGCGAAGTCTTTTACGACCGCGACCAGGACGCCGTGCAGGTGCCCCTAGTGTACCGCCGCGTATTTGACGCACCGATTCTGCACTACCGCTCGATTCAGAACGTGGCTGAGAGCCacacgccgtcgctgcggtACAGACCGACGGTGCACATTTCACGCGACCTGCCCATGGCCcctgccgcgctgcgcacgccggcgcttTCCGGCCCCAACACAGATGGCATTCTGTACCTGCTCGCTGAACacacgctgctgctgcagatCGTCGGatcgctcgaggcgctcctgcgcctgaCGCGGTACTTGCTGGGCGAACTGCGCTTTGTCCACGCCGAGACCTCCTTGTAG